In a genomic window of Acidovorax sp. A79:
- a CDS encoding IPTL-CTERM sorting domain-containing protein, whose protein sequence is MTHAMHHPLRHWLAAVLATAAACAAQAAPFAITSTGTIDQSTFAEIRDGERYAVTMVYDNGGNTAQSQTWRPADLRCVIWRMNNAANVVYTQASFNGAQFSGPFTATDASGALLPNGLNITSLASNNNPYTVDGLVLATAPSWNAEFSGSINTFSEGISGGRSFRQLNLGLRIGTANPVAVASDCEAPPLPPGVPTQAAATPGDGEVAVRWQAPAGGAVSATPVSYTVTALNLSAVSGTCTAPHPATNCTVSGLSNGTSYRFLVRAAAADGSISPPSLAFATPSANPAPGAPTGVTAQPGNGQITLNWLAPVGGTPPVSYTVTASQGGASCTVPAPTTRCTVPGLTNGTAYTLWVTATGANGSVSANSFPLVIATPRAMPPGPGGVQPVPTLSQWGVLLLSVLVLLAVVRRRAIHS, encoded by the coding sequence ATGACACACGCCATGCACCACCCCCTGCGCCACTGGCTCGCAGCCGTGCTGGCCACTGCCGCGGCCTGCGCGGCGCAGGCCGCGCCGTTCGCCATCACCAGCACCGGCACCATCGACCAGTCCACCTTCGCCGAAATCCGCGATGGCGAGCGCTACGCCGTCACAATGGTCTACGACAACGGGGGCAATACCGCCCAAAGCCAGACATGGCGGCCCGCCGACCTCAGGTGCGTCATCTGGCGCATGAACAATGCCGCCAACGTGGTCTACACGCAGGCCAGCTTCAACGGGGCGCAGTTCTCGGGCCCCTTTACCGCCACGGATGCCAGCGGAGCGCTGCTGCCCAACGGCTTGAACATCACCAGCCTGGCCAGCAACAACAACCCCTACACCGTCGATGGCTTGGTGCTCGCCACCGCCCCGAGCTGGAATGCCGAGTTCAGTGGGAGCATCAATACTTTCAGCGAGGGCATATCGGGCGGTCGGAGCTTCCGGCAGCTCAATCTGGGCCTGCGCATAGGCACCGCCAACCCCGTCGCCGTCGCCAGCGACTGCGAGGCACCGCCGCTGCCGCCGGGCGTGCCCACCCAGGCCGCCGCCACGCCCGGCGATGGCGAAGTGGCCGTGCGCTGGCAAGCACCCGCGGGCGGCGCGGTGAGCGCCACGCCGGTGAGCTACACCGTCACCGCCCTGAACCTGAGCGCCGTCAGCGGCACCTGCACCGCGCCGCACCCCGCCACCAATTGCACCGTGAGCGGCCTGAGCAACGGCACCAGCTACCGCTTCCTCGTGAGGGCGGCCGCAGCGGACGGGTCCATCTCCCCTCCTTCATTGGCCTTCGCGACACCCAGCGCCAATCCCGCCCCTGGCGCCCCCACGGGCGTGACGGCCCAGCCCGGCAACGGCCAGATCACACTGAACTGGCTGGCACCCGTGGGCGGCACGCCGCCCGTGAGCTACACCGTCACGGCCAGCCAAGGCGGCGCCAGCTGCACCGTGCCAGCGCCCACCACCCGCTGCACCGTGCCGGGCCTGACCAATGGCACGGCCTACACCCTCTGGGTGACGGCCACCGGAGCCAATGGCAGCGTGTCCGCCAACTCGTTCCCGCTAGTCATCGCCACGCCCCGCGCGATGCCTCCAGGCCCCGGTGGTGTGCAACCCGTGCCCACGCTGTCGCAGTGGGGCGTGCTGCTGCTGAGCGTGCTGGTACTGCTGGCAGTCGTTCGCCGCCGTGCCATCCACTCCTGA
- a CDS encoding IPTL-CTERM sorting domain-containing protein — protein sequence MHSPTHHHRRALRRLLHASALCLGMAAAHAGWTPIAPMDEARTLHTATRLADSTVLVAGGDTGNVDGGNNPIALATTRLYNPAANTWSSGPDLPSPRFGHTATPLPGGNVLLVGGREAGPVNSANANSLLYSALTNTFAASTGQLTLRRSHHTATLLPNGTVLVVGGRGIAGQEALSSVEIFDPVTGIWSSGIDLPARRREHTATLLPDGRVLVVGGYDNGNIAAQSAYLRDPATGAWTEVPVPALNTFYRARHTATLLPDGRVLVAGGNSHVTTTLVFNPADSTWAAGPNLPAVEFGGNSATLLPGVPGNVLVAGGDSAGGASVIASTVSFASGPGQATRQPDLVTARRGHTATLLAGGQVLVLGGETTGDAVTNTGELYTHTAPLPPANVTAQPGNTQVTVRWQAPAGTGTTPAHYTVTAQPGGRTCTANYPATSCTVTGLTNGTPYTFTVVASALGGIDSAPSAPPAAATPSAAAPGGPGNAQAVPTLSQWGVLLLSALMLLAGVRLRAVGS from the coding sequence ATGCACTCACCCACCCACCACCACCGCAGAGCCCTGCGGCGCCTGCTGCACGCCAGCGCGCTGTGCCTGGGCATGGCCGCCGCCCATGCGGGCTGGACCCCCATCGCGCCCATGGACGAGGCCCGCACGCTGCACACCGCAACCCGGCTGGCCGATTCCACCGTGCTGGTGGCGGGCGGCGACACCGGCAACGTGGATGGCGGAAACAACCCCATCGCCCTCGCCACCACCCGCCTGTACAACCCCGCGGCCAACACCTGGAGCAGCGGCCCCGACCTGCCCAGCCCCCGTTTCGGCCACACCGCCACCCCGCTGCCCGGCGGCAATGTGCTGCTGGTCGGCGGGCGGGAGGCCGGCCCGGTGAACAGCGCCAACGCCAACAGCCTCCTCTACAGCGCCCTGACCAACACCTTCGCCGCCAGCACGGGCCAGCTGACGCTGCGCCGCTCCCACCACACCGCCACGCTGCTGCCCAATGGCACCGTGCTCGTGGTGGGCGGCCGGGGCATCGCGGGGCAGGAGGCGCTGTCCTCCGTGGAAATCTTCGACCCCGTCACCGGCATCTGGTCCAGCGGCATCGACCTGCCCGCCCGCAGGCGCGAGCACACCGCCACGCTGCTGCCCGATGGCCGCGTGCTGGTGGTGGGCGGCTACGACAACGGCAACATCGCCGCCCAAAGCGCCTACCTGCGCGACCCCGCCACGGGCGCATGGACGGAGGTGCCCGTGCCCGCCCTGAACACCTTCTACCGTGCGCGGCACACCGCCACGCTGTTGCCCGATGGCCGGGTGCTGGTGGCAGGCGGCAACAGCCACGTCACGACCACCCTGGTGTTCAACCCCGCCGACAGCACCTGGGCGGCGGGCCCGAATCTCCCCGCTGTCGAGTTCGGCGGCAACAGCGCCACCCTGCTGCCTGGTGTCCCTGGCAACGTGCTGGTGGCAGGGGGCGACAGCGCGGGTGGCGCCAGCGTCATCGCCTCGACAGTCTCCTTTGCCTCCGGCCCGGGTCAAGCCACCCGGCAGCCCGACTTGGTCACCGCCCGCCGAGGCCACACCGCGACCCTGCTTGCTGGCGGCCAGGTGCTGGTGCTGGGCGGGGAAACCACTGGCGACGCCGTCACGAACACCGGCGAGCTGTACACCCACACCGCCCCCCTGCCCCCCGCCAACGTCACCGCCCAGCCCGGCAACACCCAGGTCACCGTGCGCTGGCAAGCCCCCGCAGGCACCGGAACCACGCCCGCCCACTACACCGTCACCGCCCAGCCCGGCGGCCGCACCTGCACCGCCAACTACCCCGCGACCAGCTGCACCGTGACGGGGCTGACCAACGGCACGCCCTACACCTTCACCGTTGTCGCTTCCGCCCTGGGCGGCATCGACTCGGCCCCCTCGGCGCCGCCCGCCGCCGCCACGCCCAGCGCGGCGGCCCCCGGCGGGCCGGGCAACGCACAGGCCGTGCCCACGCTGTCGCAGTGGGGCGTGCTGCTGCTCAGCGCGCTGATGCTGCTCGCAGGCGTGCGCCTCCGCGCTGTGGGCTCCTGA
- a CDS encoding HU family DNA-binding protein, translating into MNRAELVDILASRNNLSKTAANAVLETLIEAVQTAVKKGDAVQLVGFGTFKSAKRAARTGKNPSTGAALKIPASTVPKFVPGARFKAVVDPRAAQRKAEKAGK; encoded by the coding sequence ATGAACCGCGCCGAACTCGTTGACATCCTGGCCTCCAGGAACAACCTGTCCAAGACCGCTGCCAATGCGGTGCTGGAAACCCTGATCGAAGCCGTCCAGACTGCCGTCAAGAAGGGCGACGCCGTTCAACTGGTGGGCTTTGGCACCTTCAAGTCCGCCAAGCGCGCTGCGCGCACGGGCAAGAACCCATCGACCGGCGCGGCGCTGAAGATCCCTGCCAGCACGGTGCCCAAGTTCGTGCCCGGCGCCAGGTTCAAGGCGGTGGTGGATCCCAGGGCGGCCCAGCGCAAGGCTGAAAAGGCGGGCAAGTAA
- a CDS encoding DMT family transporter — MKLSAFQSIRRETAGLWLGVLGVAFFGITLPATRLATGTVDAPQLSPWFVTLGRAALAGMLSVLFLALTRPPLPTRVQWKPLGMAVLGNLLGYPLLLAYALRTVTAGHAAVITALLPLVTSVCAALVLRQRARPGFWVCALLGSALVVAFSALRAHSAGGHGLGFEVADLLLVGGVIAASVGYVYGAQVTPALGAERVICWVCVMALPVTLPATFLLWPTQSVSATAWAGFVYVGVFSMWAGFFAWYRGLALGGALRVGQVQLLQPFFAIAASIPLLGEPVDATTLGFALAVVATVVVGRRFA, encoded by the coding sequence ATGAAGCTTTCCGCATTCCAGTCCATCCGGCGCGAGACCGCAGGTCTTTGGCTGGGGGTGCTGGGCGTGGCGTTTTTTGGCATCACGCTGCCCGCCACGCGCCTGGCCACCGGCACGGTCGATGCGCCGCAGCTGTCCCCCTGGTTCGTGACGCTGGGGCGCGCCGCGCTTGCGGGCATGCTGTCCGTCCTGTTTCTCGCGCTCACCAGGCCGCCCTTGCCCACCCGGGTTCAGTGGAAGCCGCTCGGGATGGCCGTGCTGGGGAACCTGCTGGGATATCCCTTGCTGCTGGCCTATGCCCTGCGCACCGTGACGGCTGGCCATGCGGCAGTGATCACGGCCCTGCTGCCCCTGGTCACCTCGGTGTGTGCCGCCTTGGTGCTGCGCCAGCGCGCGCGCCCGGGGTTCTGGGTTTGTGCCTTGCTGGGCAGCGCGCTGGTGGTGGCGTTCTCGGCGCTGCGGGCGCACAGTGCTGGCGGCCATGGGTTGGGCTTCGAGGTCGCGGATCTGCTCCTGGTCGGGGGCGTCATTGCCGCCTCTGTGGGGTATGTCTACGGGGCGCAGGTGACTCCTGCACTGGGTGCCGAGCGTGTGATCTGCTGGGTGTGCGTGATGGCCCTGCCGGTGACGTTGCCCGCCACTTTCCTCTTGTGGCCCACGCAATCCGTGTCGGCGACTGCGTGGGCGGGATTCGTCTATGTAGGAGTGTTTTCCATGTGGGCCGGGTTCTTTGCCTGGTACCGCGGCTTGGCGCTGGGGGGTGCGCTGCGCGTGGGCCAGGTACAGCTCTTGCAGCCGTTCTTTGCCATTGCGGCATCCATACCGCTGCTCGGTGAACCGGTGGATGCCACCACGCTGGGGTTTGCGCTGGCGGTGGTGGCGACCGTGGTGGTGGGGCGAAGGTTTGCGTGA
- a CDS encoding DNA-binding transcriptional regulator: protein MNSFSNAFRAEVVRMARKELKPELQSMRKAITNHRSEIAALKREVKSLASQLKAAKRQPPVAEETPPVAKKAIAQGSKAEFHPEVVRQMRAALGITQAQMAQLLGASQLSVSRWESGKARPRAAQLARIDDLRSMGPKNARRKLGHA from the coding sequence ATGAATTCCTTCTCGAACGCATTCCGGGCCGAAGTCGTGCGCATGGCGCGCAAGGAGCTCAAGCCTGAGTTGCAGAGCATGCGCAAGGCGATCACGAACCACCGCTCGGAGATCGCTGCCCTGAAACGCGAAGTCAAGTCGCTCGCTTCGCAGCTCAAGGCTGCGAAGCGTCAGCCCCCCGTGGCGGAAGAAACCCCGCCTGTTGCCAAGAAGGCCATCGCACAGGGGTCGAAGGCGGAGTTCCACCCCGAGGTCGTCCGGCAGATGCGCGCCGCATTGGGCATCACCCAGGCGCAGATGGCGCAGTTGCTCGGTGCCTCGCAGTTGTCCGTGAGCCGGTGGGAGTCGGGCAAGGCGCGTCCTCGGGCTGCGCAGCTGGCGCGCATTGACGACCTCCGGAGCATGGGGCCGAAAAACGCCCGGCGAAAACTGGGGCACGCCTGA
- a CDS encoding DUF4377 domain-containing protein — protein sequence MPEPFPPASLPGAVQSHVWDVTSAVDSQGRAAAHWRLDGRAPVRLQFDKGQLLVRNLCNAVGAAYQLDGHRIQLARPTSTLRACPDSALMALEQQVLAQLPGAQRLDLLPGGASQPRMVLHFGDGSRWELAGTPTPQTLYGSAGERLFLEVAPQRAACSHGVMKDAQCLRVREIRYSADGVKQSEGPWSLFYDEIQGFAHESGTRTVLRVNRFKRQNVPADASAYAYVLDMVVETETVR from the coding sequence ATGCCAGAGCCTTTTCCGCCTGCCAGCCTGCCGGGCGCAGTGCAGTCCCATGTGTGGGATGTGACGTCCGCGGTGGACAGCCAGGGGCGGGCGGCCGCCCACTGGCGCCTGGACGGCCGCGCGCCCGTCCGGCTGCAGTTCGACAAGGGGCAGCTTCTGGTGCGCAACCTCTGCAATGCCGTGGGAGCCGCATACCAGCTCGACGGCCATCGCATCCAGCTGGCGCGTCCCACCAGCACGCTGCGCGCCTGCCCCGACAGCGCGCTGATGGCCCTGGAGCAGCAGGTGCTGGCCCAGCTGCCGGGTGCCCAGCGCCTGGATCTGCTGCCCGGCGGGGCATCACAGCCGCGCATGGTCCTGCACTTTGGCGACGGCAGCCGCTGGGAACTGGCGGGCACGCCCACGCCGCAGACACTGTACGGCAGCGCAGGCGAACGACTGTTCCTGGAGGTCGCGCCCCAGCGGGCGGCCTGCAGCCACGGCGTGATGAAGGACGCTCAATGCCTGCGCGTGCGCGAGATCCGCTATTCCGCTGACGGCGTGAAGCAGTCGGAAGGCCCATGGAGCCTGTTTTACGACGAGATCCAGGGCTTTGCCCACGAGAGCGGCACCCGCACGGTGCTGCGCGTGAACCGGTTCAAGCGCCAGAACGTGCCGGCCGATGCATCGGCCTACGCCTACGTGCTGGACATGGTGGTGGAGACGGAGACCGTGCGCTGA
- a CDS encoding helix-turn-helix domain-containing protein, with amino-acid sequence MLAHQSPRSEMRSLSSWSSENLPESMRLRGWRDALHAEVLEMDALPLQRDGFFGSIERCTLHCILPHQARGAPQKVLRSAAEIARGPRNAYYLLSQPQLPWRAVHVGRTSILQPGDSILIDSREPYEFDFGVGLDDLSVELPIDWVERWLPEPSRLIGRPLRGDAGWGLALRGIKEALVPRGLVDRPCSQDELIEDQLGGLLSLLDDVDGAQRPAMQVAYERSLQVMRARFMQPGLTAAEVAADAGLSLRTLHRAMAAQGQGYLTTLMTLRVEAAAGLLAQPRFRRLGVGEIGRRCGFTDASHFARQFHRQRQMTPQAFRAHALR; translated from the coding sequence ATGCTTGCCCATCAATCGCCGAGGTCTGAGATGCGAAGCCTGAGCTCCTGGTCGTCGGAAAATCTGCCTGAATCCATGCGGTTGCGGGGCTGGCGCGATGCGCTGCATGCCGAAGTGCTGGAGATGGACGCCTTGCCGCTGCAGCGAGACGGTTTCTTCGGCAGCATTGAGCGCTGCACGCTTCACTGCATCCTGCCGCACCAAGCACGGGGTGCGCCGCAGAAGGTCCTGCGCTCCGCCGCAGAGATAGCCCGCGGCCCGCGCAATGCCTACTACCTGCTATCGCAGCCCCAGCTTCCATGGCGCGCCGTACACGTGGGCCGCACGAGCATTTTGCAGCCCGGGGATTCCATCCTCATCGACTCTCGCGAACCCTACGAGTTCGACTTTGGCGTTGGCCTGGACGACCTGTCGGTCGAACTGCCCATTGATTGGGTCGAGCGGTGGCTGCCCGAGCCTTCGCGGCTCATTGGACGCCCGCTGCGGGGCGACGCTGGCTGGGGGCTGGCGCTGCGTGGCATCAAGGAGGCGTTGGTCCCTCGCGGCCTTGTGGATCGCCCCTGCTCGCAGGACGAGTTGATCGAAGACCAGTTGGGAGGACTGCTGTCACTGCTGGACGATGTCGATGGTGCGCAGCGCCCCGCCATGCAGGTGGCCTACGAACGGTCCCTCCAGGTCATGCGCGCCCGTTTCATGCAGCCTGGGCTGACAGCAGCAGAGGTTGCAGCCGATGCCGGCTTGTCGCTGCGCACGCTGCACCGGGCGATGGCCGCGCAAGGCCAGGGATACCTGACCACGCTCATGACCCTGCGCGTGGAGGCCGCAGCGGGCCTGCTCGCTCAGCCGCGGTTTCGGCGGCTGGGGGTGGGCGAGATTGGCCGGCGCTGCGGCTTCACCGATGCGTCGCATTTCGCTCGCCAGTTCCATCGGCAACGCCAGATGACGCCACAGGCTTTCCGGGCGCATGCATTGCGCTGA
- a CDS encoding serine hydrolase domain-containing protein — protein sequence MNMKNALDEILADGVKRGHAPGVLALVADRDGILYEGSAGERQLGGGAAMGPDTVLWIASMTKAITSVAAIQCVERGLLDLDAPASRVVPAIGALGVLTGFDAQGQPITRPPKRPITLRHLLSHNSGCSYEIWNPDMQKVQAALGIPGTIDCRLKALELPLVADPGERWEYGIGIDWAGRMVEAVTGLTLGEFMHQNLWGPLGMTSTGFHITPDMRQRLAGVHLRGEDGAFAPFPFEITQEPEFHMGGGALYSTAGDYARFMRMVLNLGQLDGERVLKPETVVSHLMLNQIGNARVSLLKAAIALTADAEFFPGLRKTWSLAFQINEEEAPTGRPAGSLSWAGLANSFFWIDPHTGIAGLLATQTFPFADARVMDLLYAYEKGVYDALRRTRKG from the coding sequence ATGAACATGAAAAATGCGCTCGACGAAATTCTTGCCGACGGCGTGAAACGAGGTCACGCACCGGGCGTACTGGCTCTCGTAGCCGATCGGGACGGCATCCTGTACGAAGGAAGCGCCGGTGAGCGCCAGTTGGGAGGCGGTGCGGCCATGGGCCCCGACACGGTGTTGTGGATTGCTTCAATGACCAAAGCGATTACTTCGGTAGCCGCCATTCAGTGCGTCGAGCGCGGCCTGCTGGACCTCGATGCGCCAGCTTCCCGTGTGGTGCCTGCCATTGGCGCGCTGGGGGTGTTGACCGGTTTTGACGCGCAAGGGCAACCGATCACCCGCCCACCGAAGCGCCCGATCACGCTGCGGCATCTGCTTTCGCACAATTCCGGCTGCAGCTACGAGATCTGGAACCCCGACATGCAAAAAGTGCAGGCGGCGCTCGGCATCCCCGGAACCATCGACTGCCGCTTGAAGGCGCTGGAACTGCCTCTGGTGGCCGACCCGGGCGAGCGTTGGGAGTACGGCATAGGCATCGACTGGGCCGGCCGCATGGTCGAGGCCGTGACCGGCCTCACGCTGGGCGAGTTCATGCACCAGAACCTCTGGGGGCCGCTGGGCATGACCAGCACGGGCTTCCATATCACGCCCGACATGCGCCAGCGCCTTGCCGGCGTACACCTGCGCGGCGAAGACGGCGCCTTTGCCCCCTTCCCTTTCGAGATCACTCAGGAGCCCGAGTTCCACATGGGAGGTGGCGCGCTCTACAGCACCGCAGGCGACTATGCCCGCTTCATGCGCATGGTGCTCAACCTCGGCCAACTTGACGGCGAGCGTGTACTGAAGCCGGAGACGGTGGTCAGCCACCTGATGCTCAACCAGATCGGCAACGCGCGGGTGAGCCTGCTCAAGGCTGCCATCGCGCTGACCGCTGACGCGGAGTTCTTCCCGGGCCTGCGAAAAACCTGGAGCTTGGCATTCCAGATCAATGAAGAGGAAGCCCCTACGGGCCGCCCCGCAGGCAGCCTCTCGTGGGCCGGCCTGGCCAACAGTTTCTTCTGGATCGATCCGCACACCGGCATCGCCGGACTGCTGGCGACCCAGACCTTCCCTTTCGCGGATGCAAGGGTCATGGATCTGTTGTACGCCTACGAGAAAGGCGTCTACGACGCCCTGCGCCGGACAAGGAAGGGATAA
- a CDS encoding metalloregulator ArsR/SmtB family transcription factor, with protein sequence MLYTSKNFENKADLPTADRILFFIKSKGAASTAMLATAMDLTPEAARQQVQKLVASGWIEGRQEALPGVGRPRQNWVLTEAGNGRFPDTHAQLAVQMIGSVRALFGEEGMDRLIAQREAEARATYLQVCKGRTLKERLEQLATVRTEEGYMARVERDRSGWLLIEDHCPICIAARTCQGFCRSELQLFQEVAGADARVSREQHLLAGATRCVYRIVAVNRQS encoded by the coding sequence ATGCTTTATACAAGTAAAAACTTTGAAAATAAGGCAGATCTGCCGACGGCGGATCGCATCCTTTTTTTCATCAAGTCCAAGGGCGCCGCATCCACTGCCATGCTTGCGACGGCGATGGACCTGACGCCGGAGGCGGCCCGGCAGCAAGTCCAGAAACTGGTGGCGTCTGGATGGATCGAGGGGCGGCAGGAAGCGCTGCCTGGCGTGGGGCGCCCGCGCCAGAACTGGGTGCTGACCGAGGCCGGCAACGGCCGGTTCCCGGACACGCATGCGCAGCTGGCCGTACAGATGATCGGGTCGGTGCGCGCGTTGTTTGGCGAAGAAGGGATGGACCGTCTGATCGCGCAGCGCGAAGCCGAGGCGCGGGCCACGTATTTGCAGGTCTGCAAAGGCCGGACCCTGAAGGAGCGGCTTGAACAGCTCGCCACCGTTCGTACCGAAGAAGGCTACATGGCGCGTGTCGAACGTGACCGGAGCGGCTGGCTGTTGATCGAGGACCACTGCCCGATCTGCATCGCCGCGCGCACCTGCCAGGGTTTTTGCCGTTCGGAACTGCAGCTATTCCAGGAAGTCGCTGGTGCGGATGCCCGAGTCAGTCGTGAGCAACATCTGTTGGCGGGCGCGACGCGTTGCGTGTACCGCATCGTTGCCGTCAACCGCCAGTCCTGA
- a CDS encoding MFS transporter, producing MSSPASPSLSPSVSTATWSDLFTGTNGWLALALTGGVALHAVNVHIVTTVLPSVVRDIGGLDWYAWSTTLFVVASILGAVLSVRLLGVAGPRDACLAALAVFALGSAICAGAPSMPWMLAGRSVQGLGGGTLAALSYALIRIVFAPALWPRAVALVSGMWGVATLCGPAVGGLFAQAGHWRWAFWTLLPVALLQALLAALKLRPARTQAAAVPAQAGIPLAQVVLLMASVMVVAVGGLSSALMVQGAGVAAGLALGAAAIAWDRRASVRLLPSGATRLRSPLGAVYASIALLLIGTTTEIFVPYFLQVLQGLTPLAAGYLTAAMAAGWSVSSLVSSGCTGARAERLLRTGPMLCAAALLALAVLVPAGAGLPASAGMALCGVALAGVGAGVGMGWPHLVTRLLTLAPPGETDTASAAITTVQLYGMAIGAAMAGLVANAAGLTRPGGAAGAQSAALWLFATFALPPAVAILLARRITRRQGIS from the coding sequence ATGAGTTCTCCTGCGTCCCCTTCCCTTTCTCCTTCTGTTTCAACGGCCACCTGGAGCGATTTGTTCACCGGCACGAATGGCTGGCTCGCCCTGGCCCTCACCGGTGGCGTGGCGCTGCATGCCGTCAACGTGCACATCGTGACCACTGTATTGCCGTCGGTGGTCCGGGACATCGGAGGGCTGGACTGGTACGCCTGGAGCACCACGCTCTTTGTGGTGGCCTCCATCCTGGGAGCCGTGCTGTCGGTTCGGCTGCTCGGTGTGGCGGGGCCCCGCGACGCCTGCCTGGCGGCGTTGGCGGTGTTCGCGCTCGGCTCGGCCATCTGCGCCGGCGCGCCGTCCATGCCGTGGATGCTGGCCGGACGCAGCGTGCAGGGCCTGGGAGGCGGCACACTGGCCGCGTTGAGCTATGCGCTGATACGGATCGTTTTCGCGCCTGCGCTGTGGCCGCGCGCGGTGGCCCTGGTGTCCGGCATGTGGGGCGTGGCCACCCTGTGCGGGCCGGCCGTGGGCGGCCTGTTCGCGCAGGCGGGACATTGGCGATGGGCGTTCTGGACCCTGTTACCCGTGGCGCTGCTACAGGCGCTGCTGGCCGCCCTGAAGCTGCGTCCTGCACGCACCCAGGCAGCGGCCGTCCCTGCGCAGGCGGGCATCCCTTTGGCCCAGGTCGTGTTGCTGATGGCATCGGTGATGGTAGTCGCCGTGGGCGGCCTCTCGTCGGCACTGATGGTGCAGGGGGCGGGTGTCGCAGCGGGGCTGGCGTTGGGCGCCGCGGCGATTGCATGGGATCGCCGGGCATCCGTGCGCTTGCTGCCTTCGGGCGCCACGCGGCTGCGCTCACCTTTGGGAGCGGTCTATGCGAGCATCGCCTTGCTGCTGATCGGCACCACCACCGAGATCTTCGTGCCCTACTTTCTGCAGGTGCTGCAGGGCCTGACGCCACTGGCCGCGGGCTACCTCACCGCCGCCATGGCAGCCGGCTGGAGTGTGAGCTCGCTGGTGTCTTCGGGATGCACCGGAGCCCGCGCCGAGCGCCTGCTTCGCACGGGACCGATGCTGTGCGCGGCTGCCCTGCTGGCCCTGGCGGTGCTGGTGCCTGCCGGCGCCGGTCTGCCGGCGAGCGCAGGAATGGCGCTTTGCGGTGTGGCGTTGGCAGGCGTCGGCGCCGGCGTGGGCATGGGCTGGCCGCACCTGGTCACCCGCCTGCTGACACTCGCTCCGCCCGGTGAAACCGACACGGCGTCGGCCGCCATCACGACGGTACAGCTCTATGGCATGGCGATCGGGGCGGCGATGGCAGGGCTTGTGGCCAATGCAGCGGGGCTCACCCGCCCAGGAGGCGCGGCGGGCGCACAGTCTGCCGCGCTGTGGCTGTTCGCTACCTTCGCGCTGCCGCCCGCAGTGGCCATACTGCTGGCGCGCCGGATCACCCGTCGGCAAGGAATTTCGTGA
- a CDS encoding DUF2165 family protein, with protein MSQELFLAVHALGLAIWLSISVINNCHALGGSTAAIGATMSMAPLKQQPAIDTPLLSRAIDSPAVHRLALLWVLALQTVAAAACWAGCWQLLAVGDLVTARPWLNLALSTFAAFLLSMHLGGLWFGYWIRQQSLQLTHIALLVWVAAAFVVFNMAWA; from the coding sequence ATGTCACAGGAGCTGTTCCTGGCGGTCCATGCCTTGGGCCTGGCGATCTGGCTGTCCATCAGCGTCATCAACAACTGCCACGCGCTTGGCGGCTCTACAGCTGCCATCGGCGCAACGATGTCGATGGCGCCGCTGAAGCAGCAGCCCGCGATCGACACGCCACTCCTTTCACGGGCCATCGATTCGCCCGCCGTTCACCGACTCGCGCTGCTGTGGGTGCTGGCGCTGCAGACCGTGGCGGCAGCCGCGTGCTGGGCGGGCTGCTGGCAACTGCTCGCCGTGGGCGACCTGGTCACCGCCCGGCCCTGGCTGAACCTGGCCTTGAGCACCTTCGCAGCGTTCTTGTTGTCCATGCATCTCGGGGGGCTGTGGTTCGGCTATTGGATCCGGCAACAGAGCCTGCAACTGACCCACATCGCCCTGCTGGTCTGGGTGGCTGCTGCCTTTGTTGTCTTCAATATGGCGTGGGCATAG